GTGCGCGTGAGCACACACGTAATTGCCGAATGGCGGCAGGCATTTCTTGAAAATCCTTACCTCACGCTCGACGAGTGGTTTAGCCGGCTGGAGGCCGAAAACAAACAGGCGGTAATCGGCACGGAAGAAAGCGGCGAAATTCTGCGCAAACTCAGCCTCACCACGTTTGAGGGCGAATATAAAATCATGCTCATCTGGATGGCGGAGAAGATGAACCTGCAGGCCGCCAACAAGCTGCTGAAAATTCTGGAAGAACCGCCCGATAAAACATTGTTTCTGCTGGTTACCGAAAGCGAAGACCAGCTGCTGCGCACCATTGTAAGCCGCACGCAGTTAGTAAAAGTGCGCCGCATTGCCGACAACGACCTGCGCGATGCGCTGATGCAGCGCCACCAGCTCAGTGCCGACGATGCTGCAAAAATGGCTTATCAGGCCGATGGCAGCTATGCCGCGGCGCGCCTGCTGCTTGAGCGCGACGAGAATGCGGCGTTTTACTTAGCCACCTTCCAGAAATGGATGCGCGCCAGCCTGAAGTTTGATGCGCAGAAAGTAATTGCATCGGTTGACGAACTGGCCTCCATTGGCCGCGAACGCCAGAAACAATTCCTCAGCTATTCACTTGATCTGGTGCGCGACAGTCTGGTGCTCAATTACGGCGATGCTGCGCTGGTGCGCCTTACCGGCGAGGAACTTGGTTTTGTACAAAAGTTTGCCCCGTTTGTACACAAAGCCAACGGCGAACGCTTTATTGATGAACTGAACACCGCCGCACAGCATATTGAGCGCAACGGAAGCCCGAAGATTATCTTCATGGACCTTTCGTTTAAGCTGAATGAGATGCTGAATGTGCCGAAGGCGGTGTAACTGTCAGGTCGGGCGGAGCCGAGACCAGACAGGGGTGCTGGGCCGAATTAAGCTTGCGGTATTTTATTGCTTCTGCCGGAATGATTTTCTAGCCCCGGGCAAACGGATGGCCGCACTTTGTAGTATGTAATAATAAGGCCAAAAGGCGGACAGGAGCGCGCACGGGAGCAGGTGGTTTTTTATTGCGCTTTTCGGTTCGCTCCGAATTATTTTTTTAGCCTACTTCCACTCCTCACTCAGCACCCGACGCTGTTCGTACCACGTAATATACTGCACTAAACGCGGCATTGTGCCCCGGTTGGGTGTGGCACAATGCGGCAGGGCGTTGTGCCAGATAATGAGATCGCCTTTTTTGCCGGGTATGGTTACGGGCCTGCCGGTTTCTGCGGCAAGTTTGCGCGGATCGGCGCCGGGGGGAAGGCTGCGCAGCCACTCGTCTATCTTCAACTGAAAGCCGGGCACGCACTGAAATGCGCCCTGCTCTTGGCTCACGTCATGCAAATACAGTAAGCCTTGCAGGTTGTACGGAACGGGCGGCACCAGACTTACATCCCAGTGCAGCGGTGTGCCGGCAAATTTATTTGAGCCGGTTTCAGGCGTATTGAAGCTCACCTTGTCGATAGTGACCTGAATGGCGTGGTGGCCGTAAAGCTGCTCATACGCCTTGCGGATACGCGCCGACATGCGGTTGCGCTGCAGGGCAGGATGATTGAAAAGCTGAAGCATCATGCCCCGCCTGCCCTCGTGCGCAGTGTACCAGCTTGCGGGGTTTTGCGGATCGGCCTGAAGATACTGCCAAATGGCAGCCGCAGCCGCATCACAATCTTCGTCAGACACGGCATGATGCAAAACCACGTAGCCGTTCTGTTGCCAGAAAAGCAGATCGGTTTCATTGAGCACAGGCGTTTGAAGCTGTTCTGTACCGGCAAATACCATGCGCGCACGGAACCAGTGTGCAAACTCCTGCACACTGCGCGGCTGAAAAAACAAAAAGCCCATCAGCTCATCCACACTCACGCCATACTGATTGAGCAGCTGCACATCGGCCGTCCAATGCGCCAGCCGTTGGTCCTGATTGGCCGAAGGGTTGTGGTAGCGCTGCCAGAGTGCATAAATTTCCTGCGCGGTGGGCTGCATAAGTCTTGAAAATGCAAAACTGTTTATACCATGAATGTATGCGCAGAAAACGAATGTGCAAAGCAGCCGTGCAGAAACGGGTATTTACACGCGGATGTATTTACACGCTGCACCACGAAGATTAATAAGCAGATGGCCACAGTTACTTATCTTCGTGCTTTTACAAGCGCTATGAACGAACAAAGCATAAACTCATCAAAAGCGCCCGAGCCGGTTGGGCATTATCCGCATGCACGCCGCGTGGGCAATTTACTTTTCCTTTCCGGTGTGGGTCCGCGTGAAAAAGGCTCGAAAAAAATTCCGGGTGTGGAGCTTGATGAAAACCGCAACATCCTGAGTTACGATATTGAAACGCAGGTGCGCAGCGTGTTTCAGAATGTGCGCTGGATTTTGGAAGATGCCGGAAGCAGCTGGGAACAAATTGTGGACGTAACGGTGTTTCTGACCAACATGAAAGACGATTTTGCCACCTACAACCGTCTTTGGGCCGAGTATTTTCCCGAAAACCCGCCCTGCCGCACCACGCTGGAAATAAACTGCCTGCCCACGCCCATTGCCATTGAACTGAAGGTAATGGCCACTATTGGCCAGTAGCATGCTATCGTCGCGTTATTCGCTTGCCTGGCTTGTGACCGGACTGTGTGCGGCGGTGTTGCTGCCCACACTGTTTATGCGCGGCATGTTTTTCGACGGTGTGTTTTACGCCAACATGAGCATGAACTTTGCGGCAGGCGAAAGCACATTCTGGGAGCCGAAATGCAGCAATACGTTTTATGCGGTATGCCACGAGCAGCCGCCTTTGTTTTTTGCACTGCAGGGGGCATTTTTTTACGTGCTCGGCAATTCCTTTCTCACCGAACGTATTTACGATCTGGCCGCAGCCTTGCTGAGTGTGTGGCTGCTGCTGCGTATTGCAAAAGCAACCGGCCACAGCGCATCGGGCTGGATGGCGGTGCTGTGCTGGATGATAATGCCCGTCACATTCTGGGCATACCACAACAATGTAATTGAAGGCACGCTGAGCATGTTTACACTGGCCGCCATGCTGCACCTGATGCGTGCGCTGCACGAAGGCAAACGTGAAACGCAGCACCTGCTGCTGGCCGGGTTGTGGATTGCGGCGGCAGGACTTACAAAAGGCGTTCAGGGCATGTTTCTGCTTGCCGCGCCGGGGCTTTGGTGGCTGGTGATGCGGCGCAGCACATTGGGGGCGGCGCTCAGGCAAACGGCGCTGGTGCTGACGGTGCCGCTGGCAGTTACGGCCTTTTGCTGGTTTAACGAAGCCGCACAGCGCAGCTTTGCCGCTTATTTTGAGCACCGTTTGGCGAGCACGTTTGCAGGCCTCAACAGCACGGGCAGCGGCAGGTTTCACCAGCTTTACGAATTGCTGCTGAACATGCTGCCGGTAATGGGTATAGCGGCACTGCTGGTTTTGCTGCTGCGCAAAAAGGCACAAAAGCCCGCCGCCTACGATTTGCGTTTAGCTGCGTTTATGCTGGCGGCGGGGCTGGCGGGTATTTTGCCGCTGATGGTTACGCTGGAGCAGCGCGGATTTTATCTGGTTACTGCATTGCCGCTTGTGGCGCTGGCCTGTGCGCTGTTGCTGCATCCGTACACTACAGCCTTGCAGGCCGCACTTCAAAACCGTGTGCCGGCAAGCCGCGTGGTAGCCGCCATGGGTATGCTGCTGCTTGCCGGGGCGGTGGCGGCCGCAGCCATGCTGGGCGGAAGCTACAAACGCGACGAAATCAAACTCCGCGACCTGGAAACCGCCGCCCGCTTTATTCCGCCCGGCAGCATTATTGGCCATGATACCGCCGCAACAGACTGGACGCTGATGCACAATGCGTGGCGGTTTTACAAAATAAGCCTCGCCTTTCCCGAAACGCCCGACCCGGAATGGGTGCTGCTGCCGCAAGGCAAACAGGCGCCCGAAGGGTATGCAGTGGTGGAGTGCGGGTTGCGGGAAATGGTGTTGTGGCGGAGGAGGTGAGTGATATTTTTCTTCGTATGTTTATATAAAATAAAAAGCAATGAGTGTTGAATCTCTTAAATCTTATTTACACTTACGGATTGATAAAGCTGACGAGCTTCTGCTGAATAAGATCGCAGCAATTATTGATGAGTCAGTGTCCGATTCTGAGCAACACGACACTGATAATGATTTGCTTACCCCTGCTCAGAAGCAGGAACTTGAGAGGCGCTATCAGGAATATCTTAGTGGCAATACTGAATCTTATAGTTTTGAGGAAGTAAAAATGTATTTGAGAACCCGAAAAACATCTTGAACTTGGCTTACACCTTCATTATACTTAAAAACGCCAGAGAGGATTTAAAAAAATTTATGACTATTATCTGACTATAAATAGAGCGCTTGCCGAACGCTTTTTGAGTGAAATAGACGATACAATTATGATTGTGCGTCGCTTTCCATTATCGAGAAGCCACTTTTGGAAAAACTACCGATTGGTATTGTTGCCCTCATTTCCATACTTTCTTTGTTACACAATAGAAGAACAAAAACTGGTTTTTCATGCCGTTTTTCCGGCCAAAG
This genomic stretch from Bacteroidota bacterium harbors:
- a CDS encoding RidA family protein, which produces MNEQSINSSKAPEPVGHYPHARRVGNLLFLSGVGPREKGSKKIPGVELDENRNILSYDIETQVRSVFQNVRWILEDAGSSWEQIVDVTVFLTNMKDDFATYNRLWAEYFPENPPCRTTLEINCLPTPIAIELKVMATIGQ
- a CDS encoding addiction module protein, with the translated sequence MSVESLKSYLHLRIDKADELLLNKIAAIIDESVSDSEQHDTDNDLLTPAQKQELERRYQEYLSGNTESYSFEEVKMYLRTRKTS
- a CDS encoding DNA polymerase III subunit delta; the encoded protein is MFFRDIIGQHDVKQRLIHTVSGSRISHAQLFFGPEGSGTLALALAYARYVHCTKRNAEDACGECPSCAKYDKLVHPDLHFVYPVALSKDVRVSTHVIAEWRQAFLENPYLTLDEWFSRLEAENKQAVIGTEESGEILRKLSLTTFEGEYKIMLIWMAEKMNLQAANKLLKILEEPPDKTLFLLVTESEDQLLRTIVSRTQLVKVRRIADNDLRDALMQRHQLSADDAAKMAYQADGSYAAARLLLERDENAAFYLATFQKWMRASLKFDAQKVIASVDELASIGRERQKQFLSYSLDLVRDSLVLNYGDAALVRLTGEELGFVQKFAPFVHKANGERFIDELNTAAQHIERNGSPKIIFMDLSFKLNEMLNVPKAV
- a CDS encoding phytanoyl-CoA dioxygenase family protein, translating into MQPTAQEIYALWQRYHNPSANQDQRLAHWTADVQLLNQYGVSVDELMGFLFFQPRSVQEFAHWFRARMVFAGTEQLQTPVLNETDLLFWQQNGYVVLHHAVSDEDCDAAAAAIWQYLQADPQNPASWYTAHEGRRGMMLQLFNHPALQRNRMSARIRKAYEQLYGHHAIQVTIDKVSFNTPETGSNKFAGTPLHWDVSLVPPVPYNLQGLLYLHDVSQEQGAFQCVPGFQLKIDEWLRSLPPGADPRKLAAETGRPVTIPGKKGDLIIWHNALPHCATPNRGTMPRLVQYITWYEQRRVLSEEWK
- a CDS encoding glycosyltransferase family 39 protein — its product is MLSSRYSLAWLVTGLCAAVLLPTLFMRGMFFDGVFYANMSMNFAAGESTFWEPKCSNTFYAVCHEQPPLFFALQGAFFYVLGNSFLTERIYDLAAALLSVWLLLRIAKATGHSASGWMAVLCWMIMPVTFWAYHNNVIEGTLSMFTLAAMLHLMRALHEGKRETQHLLLAGLWIAAAGLTKGVQGMFLLAAPGLWWLVMRRSTLGAALRQTALVLTVPLAVTAFCWFNEAAQRSFAAYFEHRLASTFAGLNSTGSGRFHQLYELLLNMLPVMGIAALLVLLLRKKAQKPAAYDLRLAAFMLAAGLAGILPLMVTLEQRGFYLVTALPLVALACALLLHPYTTALQAALQNRVPASRVVAAMGMLLLAGAVAAAAMLGGSYKRDEIKLRDLETAARFIPPGSIIGHDTAATDWTLMHNAWRFYKISLAFPETPDPEWVLLPQGKQAPEGYAVVECGLREMVLWRRR